A region of Oncorhynchus masou masou isolate Uvic2021 chromosome 29, UVic_Omas_1.1, whole genome shotgun sequence DNA encodes the following proteins:
- the LOC135519795 gene encoding zymogen granule membrane protein 16-like, translated as MFLILVVTVFLAGCLALPIKDPYSYSSAVGQGGGTPFASYGEGRITGVRVWETNNYYYYYYNNNAYISGFQLRYGNTWSPVFGHEVGEKQEMELFNDEAIVEVSGKYNPADYICYLVLSTNMGRTLSAGLPNQVSFNFYPANMGNELRILSGRFNGAGITAIGAHWGLVDMERAGNRTLETVRETEPPLH; from the exons ATGTTCTTAATCCTGGTTGTCACAGTGTTCTTGGCTGGCTGCTTGGCATTGC CCATCAAAGACCCGTACTCGTATTCCTCTGCGGTGGGTCAGGGAGGTGGCACCCCATTTGCTTCCTACGGTGAGGGGCGCATCACAGGAGTCAGAGTGTGGGAGaccaacaactactactactactactacaacaacaatgCCTACATCAGTGG GTTCCAGCTGAGATACGGCAACACCTGGTCTCCTGTATTCGGTCATGAAGTGGGTGAAAAGCAGGAGATGGAGCTGTTTAATGATGAGGCCATCGTCGAGGTGTCTGGGAAGTATAACCCAGCAGACTACATCTGCTACCTGGTGTTAAGCACCAACATGGGGCGCACTCTGTCAGCCGGCCTGCCCAACCAGGTCTCCTTCAATTTCTACCCAGCCAACATGGGCAATGAGCTGAGGATCCTCAGCGGTCGTTTCAACGGTGCCGGGATCACCGCCATCGGAGCCCACTGGGGATTGGTGGACATGGAAAGGGCTGGAAACCGTACTCTGGAAACAGTACGGGAAACAGAACCTCCACTTCATTGA